From the genome of Pieris rapae chromosome 18, ilPieRapa1.1, whole genome shotgun sequence:
CTGAGTCCGAACAACACAAAACACAACAACTATTAACCTAAGACggtactataatataataatattaattaattattaattcaaaacttGTGCTTCACACCCCAAGCTCATCTCACACCGCTCtttccattaaattaattcaaactcACGTGAAACGAATCGCGCGCTACCAATCGACGACGTCTGTCATTAAATGACATTGGCATTGATATGCCAGAGACAAGGACGCCATTATCATGTTTCGCTTAATTCAAGAAGGTAACTCTCAATTTTACTAAATCAATACAAACATCTAATAATTTAACGTATTAAGACTAAAATTGAACGATAAGCAATTTAAGCTGCGGTAAATGTAAGcgaatttctttataaaacaaagtttaaaaGTTGACTTGCCCGGTCAAACTAAGTTTACAATACTAAGTAAACAAACATCTTTACCTCTTTATCCACGAAGACGTGAGTCTACCGACCTCTtcgagttatttatttaatatatttttattaaattactggCTATCAGTTATTGCacgttttacatataataaatatataaatacttgtaaatttttatctcCATCTTTGGTATGTAATGAGTACCTATCAGTTATTAGTTAATATTCTGAAATGTTTACAAAActgtttttacatatattattatgtatatacttttttacaaaaatcgtAGGGTCGTTAGGACGGCACGATATTATATCTATTCAAGTTCGATGTTTCTTAGGTCTTTGTCGGGTTCAATTTGTGGTCGTCAGCGTGCTGACGCGGACGAGACGCGgcgaaaactattttatatatttttatctatttacaaatttccatttaaaCTAAGACAATTACAGCCTACTTCGAATAGACGCAGGTTCGCATCCATACATTAATAGTAGCAGGTACAGATCATATGTTTAGACATCGATTTTTAACGACATCATTAAAGTACTAACGCACCATTGTTTCGCGTAAGAGCGAGAGAGCCGGCCCGTGGATGTCTCGCTCCCGCGAGGCGAGCCGTGGCTCCGCCTCATCCGGGTTTCCTCCAGAGCTCAATCGATTTTCCTCATCTTTGTGTGATTGCGCATTCCGAGTGTCACCTAGCTCTTGCGATTGAGGCGTCGCAAAACTTTtcaaaaactacttaaccTACTCCGCCGGCGAGCGCGGGCTCGCTCCGATGCTGAACACGGAGCTCAGGTTCGTGAATACGTAGCCCGACGCCACAAAGGGCTCGTCGACGGCGTCTGCTCCAGAGATCtttcaagttttatttttaaaattttatcaaaacctATCACAGTTTTGGATTAGTTCTCATCCttaattagattaatatatgattaaaatatacgtatagataatatatatttccaatCTTTAACAATAACACTATTTTAATTGGTTGGGCCGGCCCGAATCCtacctatttattatacttgtgAGCGATAGACGCGGAAATAACGCGACTCTATCGTTATTTGGCAATTCGTCGATTCGAGACCGAAGTTAGATATGACGCCTAAAATGGAGCATAGCATATTATTgctaattactttattaataatcgaAAACTATTTCTCGATAACCACAACCTTTCATAAGCGAAGTTGATTGTCATTATGTTATTGactatgtaatatgtatggtTGTTGATCAGCAGCATTTGATGCCTCCATCTTAACTTATTATTGCGCGCTCGTCCCATTCAACGACCGCCATTTCATCCGGGCATGCGCAGAAACTTTCCACCATCTTGATTTCCGTAACACTTAACCCACTTTTTCTGATAAAATGGCGACTGTCGAACAAAGAGATGAATGAGCTTAATcgaataaattacaaattacatacaaaatgacCGCTCTGGTCGTCTTATGAGGAAGACACACGATTGAAGAGCTCCTTGTGTGGCCACGGTCCTGCGAAGGCGGGTATCCTCTAGTAGTGCTGTGTGTAGTGATGTATGGTTGCGCGCCTGCTGTGTCTGTGCCGCCCTAGCGTCCGGCTAGGCCGTGTCTGGAACGACTTAGATAGTCTTGATCTTATTCGTCTTGAAACTGACCTGCAGAACTCTGTTCCCGAGGGTGTACCCGTTGAGGGACTGGATAGCGACGACCGCCTCATCATAGTTGGTCATTGTGATGAATCCGTATCCCTTGCATTTGTTAGTTTGCAGGTCGCGTATAACCTTAACACTCTGGACGGCACCGAAGGGTCCAAACAATTGCCAGAGTACATTCTCTTCAGTTTCTGGAGCCAGgttgtaaacaaaaatacaccATTCCGAGCCCACGGCGCCGGGCAGGACCCCGCCGAGCAGCTCACCCGCCAACGGGCTGTAGCGTTGGAGACCTTTATTGATAGCTAATAAAGACTTGCCTGAGCTGAATCGTCCAAGAGGGTTGGGAAAGCGCAGCGCCGCTGGTAAGTAGGCGGCAAGCGGCGCTAAAGCCTTCCCGTTGTTGCTTGGATTGTTCGCGAATTTTACTGTGATCGGCTCCGATGCTCCTTTAGGCACTGTTCCGTTCAATTCTTGAATAGCTCGTTCTGCTTCGACGCGCTGGTCAAAGCGAATGAATCCAACTCCCTTAGACAAGCCCTGTTCACCACCAGTGAAGGGCCTTCCGCCTGAGTTCTCACAGAGTATTCTAGAAGTAATAATTCTACCGTACGGACTAAATAGCCGCTCCAATTCTGACTGTGTCATAGTTTTTGGCAGTCCAGAAACGTAGAGATTTGCGCCTTTGATGGCCTCGCTGCTAGGTCGAGCGTAAGATACCTTGATTGTTTTGTTCTGAAGTCTGAGGCCATTGAGAGTGGCGATAGCTTTTTCAGCGTCTTCAGGGCGGTGGTAGTTAACAAAAGCGTACCCCAAGCTCTGCCCTCCACCGTGCAGTGCATGATTGAGGGCGTCCGGGAACGCCGCGCCCTTATTCCTTATCAGTTTGCAGGACTCCACTTCGCCGATGCTGGAGAAAAGGCTTCGGATCTCTTCCTGGGTCATGCTCTGTGGCAAATAATTGATGATGAGGTTGGTTTTGGACTCCTCGCCGGAGCCGTTCTGTTGTTCACCGTCACCCTTCGACATGGTGGCTTTAAATCATAAACGGAAAGAACGAAAGGGAAACAAAACgcggtaaaataaaacacggcACGTCCGTTT
Proteins encoded in this window:
- the LOC111001385 gene encoding ELAV-like protein 4, whose translation is MSKGDGEQQNGSGEESKTNLIINYLPQSMTQEEIRSLFSSIGEVESCKLIRNKGAAFPDALNHALHGGGQSLGYAFVNYHRPEDAEKAIATLNGLRLQNKTIKVSYARPSSEAIKGANLYVSGLPKTMTQSELERLFSPYGRIITSRILCENSGGRPFTGGEQGLSKGVGFIRFDQRVEAERAIQELNGTVPKGASEPITVKFANNPSNNGKALAPLAAYLPAALRFPNPLGRFSSGKSLLAINKGLQRYSPLAGELLGGVLPGAVGSEWCIFVYNLAPETEENVLWQLFGPFGAVQSVKVIRDLQTNKCKGYGFITMTNYDEAVVAIQSLNGYTLGNRVLQVSFKTNKIKTI